Within the Ochrobactrum vermis genome, the region AAGCGGCGGATCTTTTCGTGTATCACTAGTGCTGCGGGTCGTCAGTCCATGGATATTCGCGATTAGATCATGCACAAAAACAATTGGATGCGTCGTCTTGGCTAACCTAGTCAGAAGATGATGTTACACCGGACGGAGGGATGAATGTCTGAAGCCCCAGAATATGCAAACCAGGAGCTTCCCGAACGCGAGAGCATGGAGTTCGACGTTGTGATCGTCGGTGCAGGCCCTGCGGGCCTCGCTGCGGCAATCCGTTTGAAACAGGCGAACCCCGAGCTTTCTGTTGTCGTCCTCGAAAAGGGCGGGGAAGTCGGCGCGCATATTCTTTCCGGTGCTGTCGTCGATCCGGTGGGTATCGACCAGCTTCTGCCGGGCTGGCGCGAGGAAGAGGGGCATCCGTTCAAGACGCCGGTAACTGCGGACCACTTCCTTGTGCTCGGACCTGCCGGCTCCGTGCGTCTGCCGAATTTCGCGATGCCGCCTTTGATGGGCAATCACGGCAATTACATCGTGTCTTTGGGCAATGTCTGCCGTTGGCTTGGCACCAAGGCCGAAGAGCTTGGTGTGGAAATCTATCCGGGCTTTGCTGCAGCCGAAGTGCTCTATAATGACGAGGGCGCGGTCATCGGCGTTGCCACTGGCGATATGGGCGTCGAGCGTGACGGAACGCAAGGGCCGAACTATACGCGCGGTATGGCGTTGCACGGCAAATATACGCTGGTGGGTGAAGGCGCACGCGGGTCGCTTGCCAAGCAATTGATCGCAAAGTTCAAGCTCGACGAAGGTCGTGAACCGGCGAAATACGGTATTGGGCTCAAGGAATTGTGGCAGGTAGATCCTTCTAAGCACAAGCCGGGTCTGGTCCAGCATTCGTTCGGCTGGCCGCTCGATATGAAGACGGGCGGCGGTTCGTTCCTTTATCATCTGGAAGACAACATGGTTGCGGTCGGCTTCGTGCTGCATCTCAATTACAAGAACCCATATCTGTCACCGTTTGATGAGTTCCAACGCTTCAAGACCCATCCTGCTATCAAGGACGTATTCGAAGGTGGCAAGCGTTTGTCATATGGGGCCCGCGCCATCACCGAAGGCGGCTTCCAGTCAGTGCCTAAGCTTTCCTTCCCCGGAGGAGCGCTCATCGGTTGCTCGGCCGGTCTGGTCAACGTGCCGCGCATCAAGGGCAGCCACAATGCAGTTCTGTCCGGCATTCTCGCTGCAGACAAAATCGCCGAGGCAATTGCAACAGGCCGCGCCAATGACGAGCCGATCGAGATCGAGAACAATTGGCGTTCGAGCCTGATCGGCACGGATCTGAAGCGGGTGCGCAACGTCAAGCCGTTGTGGTCGAAGTTCGGTACGATAGCAGGTGTGGCGCTCGGCGGTCTTGATATGTGGACCAACCAGCTTTTCGGTTTCTCCATCTTCGGGACCCTGAAACATGGCAAGACCGATGCGCAGTCGCTCGAGTCGGCGGAGAAGCATACGAAGATAGACTATCCGAAGCCGGACGGTGTTCTGACGTTCGACCGCCTGTCGTCGGTATTTCTGTCGAACACCAATCATGACGAGAACGAGCCTGTGCATCTTCAGGTCCGCGACATGGAACTGCAGAGGACTTCAGAACATGACGTCTATGCTGGGCCATCGACACGTTACTGCCCTGCGGGCGTTTATGAATGGGTGGATGCCGATGGCAACTCCGCTGCTGATCCGCAGGCAAAGGATGTGCGGTTTGTCATCAATGCGCAGAATTGCGTGCACTGCAAGACTTGCGACATCAAAGATCCGAACCAGAACATCAACTGGGTGCCGCCACAAGGCGGCGAAGGACCGGTTTACGTAAACATGTAAAAAAAAGCGCCGTAATTCGGCGCTTTTTTTATTGAAGCATGACGGATTGGGTTTCCGGTTCGACCTCATCCGGTCGAACGGGCGGCGGAACGGAAAAATCGAGCCGCACTGGCAGATGATCAGAGCCTGCATCTTCGCGACCCGAAACTTGAGCCCCTCCGATTTCAGGACTGACGAGAACCTGATCTATTGGCAGGCCGATATAGGGCGACAGCGAAACGGGCAGCAGGTGCGTCATCCACGTGCCGCCGATACCTGTCATGTGGCGGGTGCCAGATGCATATTCGACACGGCGAACCGCGTTGCTCCATGGGGCTGCATTGAAATCACCGGCGATGACCCGAGGACCTTTCAGCTTTTGTAGTTCCGGTTCGATATAGCGGAGCTGATGCGGCTGCCAGCGCGGCCACGGCCAGGAAAAATGCAGTGCTGCGACGTGCACGGTTGTTCCGCCGAAGTTGATCGGCGCAATGGCCAGCAAGCCATCGCCGACGCACGCTGTTGGCGCATCTTCGCTGAATGGCCTCTTTGACAGGATACCTACCCCCCAGGTTTTGGGATCGTCAGCACAATTGAGGTGATAGGGATAGGAGCTCTGGAGAATGGTAAGCCATTTTGTCCATTGTTCGCTGGCTTCCTCATAGGTGATCACATCTGGCCGTTCCCGCGCGATCATCTGGAGAATGCGTTTTGGCTCGGAATTGTCTTCGCGCAGGTTGATCTGGACAAGACTATACCGAGCGCCGCCTTGTTCTTTTGCTTGGGCACCTGTGGAGCCGCTCAGGAAATCGCGCGCGGCACCCACGGTCGTGCTGAATGCCAAGATAGCAAAAAGCAGCAGCATCGCCGCCTCGCGCCGCATTTTGGTGAAAAGCAAGGGAAGGGTCAGCACCGCCAGCAAAACGGCAAGGTGGGCTCTGAAGTGCGAGAAGGAATCGAGAGCCGGATGCAGCGCTCCAAGA harbors:
- a CDS encoding electron transfer flavoprotein-ubiquinone oxidoreductase codes for the protein MSEAPEYANQELPERESMEFDVVIVGAGPAGLAAAIRLKQANPELSVVVLEKGGEVGAHILSGAVVDPVGIDQLLPGWREEEGHPFKTPVTADHFLVLGPAGSVRLPNFAMPPLMGNHGNYIVSLGNVCRWLGTKAEELGVEIYPGFAAAEVLYNDEGAVIGVATGDMGVERDGTQGPNYTRGMALHGKYTLVGEGARGSLAKQLIAKFKLDEGREPAKYGIGLKELWQVDPSKHKPGLVQHSFGWPLDMKTGGGSFLYHLEDNMVAVGFVLHLNYKNPYLSPFDEFQRFKTHPAIKDVFEGGKRLSYGARAITEGGFQSVPKLSFPGGALIGCSAGLVNVPRIKGSHNAVLSGILAADKIAEAIATGRANDEPIEIENNWRSSLIGTDLKRVRNVKPLWSKFGTIAGVALGGLDMWTNQLFGFSIFGTLKHGKTDAQSLESAEKHTKIDYPKPDGVLTFDRLSSVFLSNTNHDENEPVHLQVRDMELQRTSEHDVYAGPSTRYCPAGVYEWVDADGNSAADPQAKDVRFVINAQNCVHCKTCDIKDPNQNINWVPPQGGEGPVYVNM
- a CDS encoding endonuclease/exonuclease/phosphatase family protein; this translates as MSKRRENLSFLLLLAAVALSVPLVLGFLGALHPALDSFSHFRAHLAVLLAVLTLPLLFTKMRREAAMLLLFAILAFSTTVGAARDFLSGSTGAQAKEQGGARYSLVQINLREDNSEPKRILQMIARERPDVITYEEASEQWTKWLTILQSSYPYHLNCADDPKTWGVGILSKRPFSEDAPTACVGDGLLAIAPINFGGTTVHVAALHFSWPWPRWQPHQLRYIEPELQKLKGPRVIAGDFNAAPWSNAVRRVEYASGTRHMTGIGGTWMTHLLPVSLSPYIGLPIDQVLVSPEIGGAQVSGREDAGSDHLPVRLDFSVPPPVRPDEVEPETQSVMLQ